Proteins encoded in a region of the Thermus thermamylovorans genome:
- the aceE gene encoding pyruvate dehydrogenase (acetyl-transferring), homodimeric type, whose amino-acid sequence MTAKELREALEALPEELKERARAEENRDWLESLEYVLQVEGFERVEELLRLLDEYLYLKGHFPQNRLSTPYLNTIPKGLEPPYPGDLKLEERIANILRWNVAMMVTRANEKAEGIGGHISTYASIAELYEVGFNHFFRGPEAGLDRDLVFFQGHASPGNYARAFLEGRLGEAELENFRREVHPPAGGGRGLSSYPHPWLMPDFWEFPTVSMGLGPIQAIYQARFMRYLEDRGLKPKSAAKVWAFLGDGEHDEPETVGALHLAAREGLDNLIFVVNCNLQRLDGPVRGNSKIIQELERLYRGAGWRVIKIVWGSAWDPLIAKDGEGHLLRRFEALVDGESQRYAAFGAKELRERFFNTPELKRLIEGLSDEELTELTRSRGGHDLKKIYAAYKAAVEHRGSPVVILARTIKGYGMGPTAMAKNVAHQVKKLAEEDLKEARAFLGIPVPEERLPELPYYHPGPDSPEVRYLQERRQALGGFVPERRVRFTGGLEVPGEEFFREFYQGSGGREISTTMAFVRILAKLLRHPVVGKLIVPIVPDEARTFGMEALIAQVGVYSPQGQLYIPVDAGTLTAYKESREGQILEEGITEAGAMADFIAAGTAYAHWGIPTIPFLITYSMFGLQRIGDLVWAAADQRTRGFLLGATAGRTTLLGEGLQHQDGQSQVYALAAPNLLVYDPGFAYEFAVILEDGLKRMYGQGEDVFYYITIENENYPHPPMPEPWERVKEGILKGLYLFRQGEGKGPRVQLLGSGPILPQAMKAQEILRGYGVVADVWSATSYKALYADAIEAERERRLLGKARRPYVAEALEGHEGPVVAASDYLKALPNLIRGYLDRPFCALGTDGFGRSDTREALRDFFEVDARHIAYAALALLAEEGQVEAGLLPKVREELGLKLEATPPHRR is encoded by the coding sequence ATGACGGCGAAAGAGCTAAGGGAGGCCCTCGAGGCCCTGCCGGAGGAGCTTAAGGAACGGGCGCGGGCCGAGGAGAACCGGGACTGGCTGGAGTCCCTGGAGTACGTGCTGCAGGTGGAAGGGTTCGAGCGGGTGGAGGAGCTCCTGCGCCTTTTGGACGAGTACCTCTACCTCAAGGGCCACTTCCCGCAAAACCGCCTCTCCACCCCCTACCTCAACACCATCCCCAAAGGGCTGGAACCCCCCTACCCCGGGGACCTGAAGTTGGAGGAGCGCATCGCCAACATCCTCCGCTGGAACGTGGCCATGATGGTCACCCGGGCCAACGAGAAGGCGGAGGGCATCGGGGGCCATATCTCCACCTACGCCTCCATCGCCGAGCTCTACGAGGTGGGCTTCAACCACTTCTTCCGGGGCCCTGAGGCGGGGCTGGACCGGGATCTGGTCTTCTTCCAGGGCCATGCCTCCCCCGGGAACTACGCCCGGGCCTTCCTGGAAGGAAGGCTAGGCGAGGCCGAGCTGGAGAACTTCCGCCGGGAGGTCCACCCTCCCGCAGGAGGAGGCCGGGGGCTCTCCAGCTACCCCCACCCCTGGCTCATGCCGGACTTTTGGGAGTTCCCCACGGTCTCCATGGGCCTCGGCCCCATCCAGGCCATCTACCAGGCCCGCTTCATGCGCTACCTGGAGGACCGGGGGCTTAAGCCCAAAAGCGCCGCCAAGGTCTGGGCCTTCCTGGGGGACGGGGAGCACGACGAGCCCGAAACCGTGGGGGCCCTCCATCTGGCGGCCCGGGAAGGGCTGGACAACCTGATCTTCGTGGTGAACTGCAACCTCCAGCGCCTGGATGGGCCGGTGCGGGGCAACTCCAAGATCATCCAGGAGCTGGAAAGGCTCTACCGGGGAGCGGGCTGGCGGGTGATCAAGATCGTCTGGGGCTCGGCCTGGGACCCCCTCATCGCCAAGGACGGGGAGGGCCACCTCCTGCGCCGCTTCGAGGCCCTGGTGGACGGGGAGAGCCAGCGCTACGCCGCCTTCGGGGCCAAGGAGCTTAGGGAGCGCTTCTTCAACACCCCCGAGCTCAAGCGGCTCATCGAGGGCCTGAGCGACGAGGAGCTCACCGAGCTCACCCGGAGCCGGGGCGGCCACGACCTCAAGAAAATCTACGCCGCCTACAAGGCGGCGGTGGAGCACCGGGGAAGCCCGGTGGTCATCCTGGCCCGCACCATCAAGGGCTACGGCATGGGCCCCACGGCCATGGCCAAGAACGTGGCCCACCAGGTGAAGAAGCTCGCCGAGGAGGACCTCAAGGAGGCCCGGGCCTTTCTGGGCATCCCGGTTCCCGAGGAAAGGCTCCCCGAGCTCCCCTACTACCACCCGGGGCCGGACTCCCCCGAGGTGCGCTACCTCCAGGAGCGAAGGCAAGCCCTGGGGGGCTTTGTCCCTGAGCGGCGGGTGCGGTTTACCGGGGGCCTGGAGGTGCCCGGGGAGGAGTTCTTCCGGGAGTTCTACCAGGGCTCTGGGGGCCGGGAGATCTCCACCACCATGGCCTTCGTGCGCATCCTCGCCAAGCTTCTCCGCCACCCCGTGGTGGGCAAACTCATCGTGCCCATCGTGCCCGACGAGGCCCGCACCTTCGGCATGGAGGCCCTCATCGCCCAGGTGGGGGTCTACTCCCCCCAGGGGCAGCTCTACATCCCCGTGGACGCGGGGACCCTCACCGCCTACAAGGAGAGCCGGGAGGGGCAGATCCTGGAGGAGGGGATCACCGAGGCCGGGGCCATGGCCGACTTCATCGCCGCCGGCACCGCCTACGCCCACTGGGGCATCCCCACCATCCCCTTCCTCATCACCTACTCCATGTTCGGCCTGCAGCGGATCGGGGACCTGGTCTGGGCCGCCGCCGACCAGCGCACCCGGGGCTTCCTCCTGGGGGCCACCGCCGGGCGCACCACCTTGCTGGGGGAAGGCCTCCAGCACCAGGACGGGCAGAGCCAGGTCTACGCCCTGGCCGCCCCCAACCTCCTGGTCTACGACCCCGGCTTCGCCTACGAGTTCGCGGTGATCCTGGAAGACGGCCTCAAGCGCATGTACGGCCAGGGGGAGGACGTCTTCTACTACATCACCATCGAGAACGAGAACTACCCCCATCCCCCCATGCCCGAGCCTTGGGAGAGGGTGAAGGAGGGCATCCTGAAGGGCCTTTACCTCTTCCGCCAGGGGGAAGGGAAGGGCCCCCGGGTGCAGCTTCTGGGCTCGGGTCCCATCCTGCCCCAGGCGATGAAGGCCCAGGAGATCCTCCGGGGCTACGGGGTGGTGGCGGACGTGTGGAGCGCCACCAGCTACAAGGCCCTCTACGCGGACGCCATCGAGGCGGAAAGGGAGCGCAGGCTTCTGGGGAAGGCCCGCAGGCCCTACGTGGCGGAGGCCTTGGAGGGCCACGAGGGTCCGGTGGTGGCGGCCAGCGACTACCTGAAGGCCCTGCCCAACCTGATCCGGGGCTACCTGGACCGGCCCTTCTGCGCCCTGGGCACGGACGGCTTCGGCCGCTCGGACACCCGGGAGGCCCTCCGGGACTTCTTCGAGGTGGACGCAAGGCACATCGCCTACGCGGCCCTGGCCCTTCTGGCGGAGGAGGGCCAGGTGGAGGCGGGGCTCTTGCCGAAGGTGCGGGAGGAACTCGGCCTTAAGCTGGAGGCGACGCCGCCCCACCGGCGGTAG
- a CDS encoding LysR family transcriptional regulator has translation MDLRRLRAFLVLAEEGNFHRAAERLFLSQPALSQRIRALEQELGVELLRRRPFRLTPAGEALLREAREVLLAWDRAKEAVRRAALRGLRFGVPENLLPDLMPLLDHLRRGLGEAVEVLEMHTPEQVQALKEGRLDYGLAGLKVGDPAIAREPLLEVPIVVVLPEGHPLAARERVPLGALKEESFLLLPRETLPPLHEAFMEVFRRAGFTPRVVREVARFPQAVSLVAAGLGVHLTLAPYRVFPHPGAVLRPLEGAALQVALIYRKNPPPPRLEEVRELLRALAL, from the coding sequence ATGGACCTGCGCCGCCTGCGGGCCTTTCTGGTCCTGGCCGAGGAGGGCAACTTCCACCGGGCGGCCGAGCGGCTTTTCCTCTCCCAACCCGCCCTCTCCCAGAGGATCCGGGCCCTGGAGCAGGAGCTTGGGGTGGAGCTCCTCCGCCGCCGCCCCTTCCGCCTGACCCCTGCCGGGGAGGCCCTTCTGCGGGAGGCCCGGGAGGTCCTCCTGGCCTGGGATCGGGCCAAGGAGGCGGTGCGCCGGGCGGCCCTCCGGGGCCTGCGCTTCGGGGTGCCGGAAAACCTCCTCCCCGACCTCATGCCCCTTCTGGACCACCTGCGCCGGGGGTTGGGAGAGGCGGTGGAGGTGCTGGAGATGCACACCCCTGAACAGGTGCAGGCCCTTAAGGAGGGCCGCCTGGACTACGGCCTGGCCGGGCTTAAGGTGGGGGACCCGGCCATCGCCCGGGAGCCCTTGCTGGAGGTGCCCATCGTGGTGGTCTTACCCGAGGGCCATCCCCTGGCCGCCCGGGAGCGGGTGCCCCTTGGGGCCCTGAAGGAGGAGTCCTTCCTCCTCCTGCCCCGGGAGACCCTGCCCCCCCTTCACGAGGCCTTCATGGAGGTGTTCCGCCGGGCGGGCTTCACCCCCAGGGTGGTCCGGGAGGTGGCCCGCTTCCCACAGGCGGTCAGCCTGGTGGCCGCGGGCCTGGGGGTCCACCTCACCCTGGCCCCCTACCGGGTCTTCCCCCATCCCGGGGCGGTGCTCCGGCCCCTGGAGGGAGCCGCCCTGCAGGTGGCCCTCATCTACCGCAAGAACCCCCCCCCTCCCCGCCTGGAGGAGGTGCGGGAACTCCTCCGGGCCCTGGCCCTTTAG